The DNA window GTGCCTTCATGAAGACCCGCGAGGACTCGGAGGAGCTGGCCCGCACGATGGTGGCCCTGGGCACCGACGCCGGGGTGAACACCACGGCGCTGATCACGTCGATGGAGACGCCGCTGGGCCTGACCGCCGGCAACGGCATCGAAGTCGAGGAATCGCTGGAGGTGCTCGCCGGCGGCGGCCCCGCCGACGTCGTCGAGCTGACGGTGGAACTGGCGCGCGAGATGCTCGCCGGCGTCGGGGTCACCGATGTGGACCCCGCAGAGAACCTGCGCAACGGCCGTGCCATGGACTCCTGGAAGAAGATGATCGCGGCCCAGGGCGGAGATCCGCAGGCCCCGCTGCCGCAGGCCGCCCATTCCCACACGATCACCGCCGCGGTCGGCGGGACGGTGACCCGCCTGGACGCCATGTCCGTGGGCCTGGCCGCCTGGCGTCTGGGGGCGGGACGTGCGCGCAAGGAGGACACCGTCCAGGCCGGAGCGGGTGTGCGGATGCATGCCAAGCCGGGGGATCAGGTCGCCGCGGGTCAGCCGCTGTTCACCCTGCTCACCGATGATCAGGAGCGGATCGCCCGGGCTGAGGAAGCGCTGAACGGCGCCGTGGATGTGGACGTCTCCGGCGGACCCGCTGAGCTCCCGCCGCTGCTGCAGGGACGCATCACCGCTCAGGACCTCTGACCTGCCGACGGCAGAGGACTTATGCGCCTGATCGAATATTCCGACGCGCTCCAGGACCTGGTGGTCGAGGCCGCGTCCGGCTGGTGGACGCTGCTGGCGCTGTTCGGCTTCGTCACGGTCAACGGGTTCTTCCCGCCGCTGCCCTCCGACTCGCTGATCATCACGCTGGGCTCCGTCCAGGACGAGCCGGGCACCCCCTGGTGGCCCTGGGTGGTGCTGACCGCCGGAACCGCCGCGGTGCTCGGCGATCTGACCGCCTATCGGCTCGGTTCCCTCATCGGGCGCGGCATGCTGGAGGGGCGCGGCCGGTTCCGCTGGATGCGCCGGCCGACCATGCTCAAGACGCTCATGTGGGCCCGACATGAGCTGGACAAGCGCGGCGTCATGGTGATCTTCGTGGGCCGGTTCATCCCTGGGGCGCGGGTGGCGATCAACTTCGTGGCAGGCTCCACCGGCTATTCGCTGCCGCG is part of the Nesterenkonia lacusekhoensis genome and encodes:
- a CDS encoding thymidine phosphorylase, whose protein sequence is MTPSSVSGAAFDPGAFSATDLIRTKRDGGRLSDAEIDWMIAAYTDGYVADEQMSAMAMAILLRGMSREEISRWTAAMIASGETMDFSSLKTADGARRLTADKHSTGGVGDKITLPLAPLVASYGVPVPQLSGRGLGHTGGTLDKLEAIPGWRASLTNEEMLAQLDSLSAVICAAGAGLAPADKKLYALRDVTGTVEAIPLIASSIMSKKIAEGTDALVLDVKTGSGAFMKTREDSEELARTMVALGTDAGVNTTALITSMETPLGLTAGNGIEVEESLEVLAGGGPADVVELTVELAREMLAGVGVTDVDPAENLRNGRAMDSWKKMIAAQGGDPQAPLPQAAHSHTITAAVGGTVTRLDAMSVGLAAWRLGAGRARKEDTVQAGAGVRMHAKPGDQVAAGQPLFTLLTDDQERIARAEEALNGAVDVDVSGGPAELPPLLQGRITAQDL
- a CDS encoding DedA family protein — translated: MRLIEYSDALQDLVVEAASGWWTLLALFGFVTVNGFFPPLPSDSLIITLGSVQDEPGTPWWPWVVLTAGTAAVLGDLTAYRLGSLIGRGMLEGRGRFRWMRRPTMLKTLMWARHELDKRGVMVIFVGRFIPGARVAINFVAGSTGYSLPRFLLIDAAASLAWAGWLIGLGIAGDAIFGNTLIAMALGIVMAVLLGLLCERLFSLLARWLDRKGVPLDPAGYQDTAAIDLPAPIHLRRKRHTDGESD